The Methanohalophilus portucalensis DNA window GTGTCTGTGACATCGTATGCATAGGCTGTCTTGTTGAAGAAGGTCAATTTATGACGGAAAAGGACATCATCTCCGCCAATGCTGACTGATTTTTCGCCAGTACCAATGGTGACTTCCCTGATTTCCGGGGCAAGCAGTTTTTCCAGTTCCTCAAGTTTTTTTGCATACTTGTCTTCCTCTACCATGGGCAGACAGTCTTCGGCACTTTTGGAACGGTCGATAAGGTGTGAGGCAAAGGCCATACATGTATCTTCACCACACCTGCCACAGTTTGTTCCCGGCAGGTATTTGTAAGCATCAAGGGGGCTATTAATCTTCATTTTATACCTCCGCAGTGATCCAGTTGGTGATGTCAGGGGTCTTTGCTTCAATATTGCCATAGAGAGTCTGTGTGATCTCTTTGAGCACCTGTACGGATGTTGGGTGCATCATCATGAACATGTCATTGCCTGCAAGTGCAAGGGACAGTCCTGTAACGATCTCCCAAATGGGTCCCCTGTATTCTCTGGGTCCCCAGTCAGAATCTTCCTTAAGGGGTGATTCTTTCATCCAGGATTCACGTGCACCCCATGCATTGGTGGTACCTGAAGACATCGGGAAGTTTAGTTCATCGTCACCCATAAGGGCAGACAATCTAATCCTTTCCATGTTACTGTAAGCATAGTCAAGACCGTATCCAAGGGCTGCTGTTGTCGGATCCATCACAATGCTGTCACGTGGGACATTACACTGTTTCATGAGTTTACGGTTGAGTTCTTTCTGAGCATTGATCTCAAGCTGAGTCCAGGAAAGGACTGCATGACCATAATCCGTTGCTGCTTTTGCCACCCTTTCATAATCCAGGTTAAGACTTGCGGATGCAAGCAGGGCACGTTCTCCTTCAGCAACCTCTGCGGCTTTTTCGAGTACTTCAGGGTCTTTCTGTGGATTTCCTGAACCACCGATTACGATAGGCACATCAACTGCCTGTAATACATCCTCTACTACCTTTGCAGCTTCCTTTGCAGGAGTATCATTGATAAGAGGGTCTGTAGAAATCAGGTGAATTGTAACCATATCCGCATTATACTCATTGACAACTTTTTTAGCCCATTCTGCAGGGTCTCCCATAACGTCTTCATAATTGGATTTGACAGACTTTGCCATTGAGATAGGCATGTCAAAAACATCCATTGTGACATAATTACGGTTGGGCATTTCTGCATCAAAATAGAATGGCATTGCCTTTTCGCCACCCAGGGTTATTGTATGGCCACGGCTTCCTCCATCTGCGGAAGTTGCACCGAGGGTTACTTCCTGGATAGGTGTATTCCATTCGCTACTTCTGGCAACATCGAATTTAGTCTGCATCAGTTCCTCTATTGCAGGTTCTGCCTGTAATGCCGCAGTTTCTCCTCCGGCTCCAAGACACTGTGCAAAGAGCTGGTCTACAGGATAGCCCAGCATTCTGGCGATGTTTGCCACATGAAGGGAGATCTGGGCGGCTTCATGACCAAGGGCATAAGCCATAGCCGGATTCATTCCCCCGCCTCCCTGTATATCAAGTTCTATGTCACCTTCGATAGTAACCCCTTCCAGGGATTCCACATCGAGGTCTTTTAAGATACTATTAAGGTCTGAAAGTTTGAGTTTATCTGACATTCCACTTCCACCATCCGATTATTTATTACAATCCAAGTTTTGCTGCGATTCTTTCAACTTCGATAACGGCTTTCGAATCTTCTGGAAGATCATAGAGAGCTTCCCCTGCGAGATCTCTCTCTGCAATCTTTTCATCCGTTGGAACAAGGCCTATTAATTTCAGGCCAAGTTCATTCGCAGTTTTCTGGATCTGTTCTTTATTGTCTTCTGTGACTTTATTTGCGACCACATGGATATTGTGCACATCTGTTTCCAGCTCATGCACAAGTTCACTGATTCTTTCGGCAGTCCTCATTCCCCTGCGGGAACCATCGGTAACCACCAGGAGATCATCGATATTCCTGATAGTCTTCCTGCTGAAATGTTCAAGACCTGCTTCCATGTCCATGATAACCACGTCATAGTTTTCGGTCAGGCGGTCCATGATTCCCCGCAGCAGATTGTTTACATAGCAGTAACAACCTGATCCTTCGGGTCTTCCCATAACCAGCAGGTCATAGTCAGGTAACTCGTTGAGTGTTTCGTATATCTTGGATTCGAATATCGATTCCTTGTTGATATCGGGTGGCATGTTGTCCCGTTCATTCATCATGTATTCCTTGATGTCACCTATGGTACGGTCTGCCTCACATCCCAGGGTTTCCGGGAGGTTGGTATCCGGATCGGCATCGATTGCCAGGACAACCTTTTCACTTTTTGTCAGGTGGCGCATGAGAAGAGTCGTTATGGCCGTCTTCCCGGTGCCACCTTTACCTGTAATCGCAATGATTTTTGTCACAGAGAAACCTCTGTATTACTCGTTCTTCTTAATGATTATCTTATCAACAGATACCTTTGCATTCTTGAGAATTACCTTTACACCGCCACTTCCGGAAGTTGGCATGGCTGGCATATTCATTGGCATTGAAGCAGGCATCTGCATGGCGGGAGCGGCTTGTTGTGGAGTCTCTTTTTCCTCCGCAGCCTCTTCCTCTTCTTCCTTTTCCCATCTATTGACAATTGGATGGTTCTTTTCTTCCAGGAAGTTTCTGAGGGTTTCCAGATCTGATACATCCTCTTCAGTAGCAATCTTGTCTGCAATGTCATCCGGTATGTCGTCATATACACGGTCTTTGAGATGTTTGGGCATC harbors:
- the cdhD gene encoding CO dehydrogenase/acetyl-CoA synthase subunit delta; its protein translation is MSDKLKLSDLNSILKDLDVESLEGVTIEGDIELDIQGGGGMNPAMAYALGHEAAQISLHVANIARMLGYPVDQLFAQCLGAGGETAALQAEPAIEELMQTKFDVARSSEWNTPIQEVTLGATSADGGSRGHTITLGGEKAMPFYFDAEMPNRNYVTMDVFDMPISMAKSVKSNYEDVMGDPAEWAKKVVNEYNADMVTIHLISTDPLINDTPAKEAAKVVEDVLQAVDVPIVIGGSGNPQKDPEVLEKAAEVAEGERALLASASLNLDYERVAKAATDYGHAVLSWTQLEINAQKELNRKLMKQCNVPRDSIVMDPTTAALGYGLDYAYSNMERIRLSALMGDDELNFPMSSGTTNAWGARESWMKESPLKEDSDWGPREYRGPIWEIVTGLSLALAGNDMFMMMHPTSVQVLKEITQTLYGNIEAKTPDITNWITAEV
- a CDS encoding ATP-binding protein — encoded protein: MTKIIAITGKGGTGKTAITTLLMRHLTKSEKVVLAIDADPDTNLPETLGCEADRTIGDIKEYMMNERDNMPPDINKESIFESKIYETLNELPDYDLLVMGRPEGSGCYCYVNNLLRGIMDRLTENYDVVIMDMEAGLEHFSRKTIRNIDDLLVVTDGSRRGMRTAERISELVHELETDVHNIHVVANKVTEDNKEQIQKTANELGLKLIGLVPTDEKIAERDLAGEALYDLPEDSKAVIEVERIAAKLGL